The genomic interval ACTGCATCAACCCCGACCACCAAGGTGGTCGGAGAACTGTACCCAAGGCGATCGGCTAATGGTCTCTGCACGGCATCAGAATGGTCGGGGCGAGAGGATTTGAACCTCCGACCACCGCAACCCCATTGCGGTGCGCTACCAGGCTGCGCTACGCCCCGGTTCGATAATAGACCTAAATAGGCCCTTCGGGAGAAAGGGTACTGCATGATGAAGCGCCGTTGGGCTTCATTTAAGATTCATAAAGGGGCACATCGACAACATCACTGTTGATCGAAGGACGTATGCTAGCGTCTTAGGATATCGAGAACCCCTTCCAGTTCGACGCGCAATTGACGAATGATTTGTTGGCTCTGATTGGAATCTTCCTTGGCCTCGGATCCGGAGAGGCGCTGGCGAGCACCCCCGATGGTAAATCCCTGTTCGTATAGCAGGCTGCGAATCTGCCGGATTAATATGACGTCATGTCGCTGGTAGTAGCGGCGGTTCCCGCGCCGCTTAAGAGGCTTTAGCTGTGGAAACTCCTGTTCCCAATAACGCAACACATGCGGTTTGACTGCACATAACTCGCCAACCTCACCGATGGTAAAATACCGCTTTCCAGGAATTACTGGTAAATAACTATCGTTCGATGCTTCCAGCATAGGCCTCTACCCTTGCTTTTAGTTTCTGCCCTGGACGAAATGTCACTACCCGTCGCGCACTGATTGGGATTTCTTCTCCGGTCTTCGGGTTGCGCCCAGGTCGTTCGTTCTTATCGCGCAAGTCGAAATTGCCAAAACCCGAAAGCTTTACCTGTCGCCCTGCCTCAAGAGCAGCCCGGATCGCCTCGAAAAACATTTCGACGATTTCCTTAGCTTCCCGCTTATTCAGGCCTAATTCTTCGTATAGCTTTTCGGCCATGTTTTCCTTGGTCAACGCCATATCACTCCCTCAGCGTGATACCAAACTTTTTCTTGAGCCCCCTCACGATGCCTTCCACGATGGCATCCACCTCCCCATCTATAAGAGTGCTAGAAGATCCCTGA from Gammaproteobacteria bacterium carries:
- a CDS encoding MerR family transcriptional regulator, with the translated sequence MLEASNDSYLPVIPGKRYFTIGEVGELCAVKPHVLRYWEQEFPQLKPLKRRGNRRYYQRHDVILIRQIRSLLYEQGFTIGGARQRLSGSEAKEDSNQSQQIIRQLRVELEGVLDILRR
- the ihfA gene encoding integration host factor subunit alpha produces the protein MALTKENMAEKLYEELGLNKREAKEIVEMFFEAIRAALEAGRQVKLSGFGNFDLRDKNERPGRNPKTGEEIPISARRVVTFRPGQKLKARVEAYAGSIER